A genome region from Hydrogenoanaerobacterium saccharovorans includes the following:
- a CDS encoding glycosyltransferase family 2 protein, which yields MQTLSLCMIVKDEEKYIEKCLNSVADAVDEIIIVDTGSTDHTLDIAKRFNPKIFSYKWDDNFSNARNEALKKATGDWILVLDADEVVYKDDLKILTEKIQTTKANGLTLVFHNLTNENSEEFYNMHTGLRLFKNKTFHYEGAIHEQLVPIRKSIDFQIELTDIRVLHYGYLLSNLIHKNKHERNIPIIQKLLDYNPNDAFQLFNMGNEYISQHDHNKALEYYEKAYANKDITLAYCPHLLFRRAVCLNCLQRNEESLLALSEALKIYPACTDYEYYKGIIYKMLKRYTLAIESFKKCIEMGAAPQNLTFLNDIHNFKPLIDLGQIYYLLDDWANCLDCYIRALQINSKRYDIIYKIGQILNKMLPNKQDVGKNLENLFSDSYYITNVLVIVDVLIHEGLYDEAERYFKRIENQSDYQNDKNFLQGKLLFYKKDYKSAYTEFLKIIEASSHQGILPNRTEKLLEYLTLCCFAGKLNTKKCNGIIQSLTNETEKQVLLYFLNKKSCSFDKTASQKIFNILSELLKVKELDIFETSLPILNLIDSNRVLLDLANVYYANGYKDMAVKNILESIKKFGAIDGEALYILNKEILQFTSS from the coding sequence ATGCAAACTTTAAGCCTTTGTATGATCGTTAAAGACGAAGAAAAATATATAGAAAAATGTTTAAACAGCGTTGCCGATGCAGTTGATGAAATTATTATTGTAGATACCGGATCAACCGATCATACTTTGGATATTGCCAAGCGCTTTAATCCTAAAATTTTTTCGTACAAATGGGATGATAATTTTAGTAATGCGAGAAATGAAGCGCTTAAAAAGGCAACCGGAGATTGGATACTTGTATTGGATGCCGATGAGGTAGTTTATAAAGATGACTTGAAAATTCTTACAGAAAAGATTCAGACGACAAAAGCAAACGGATTGACTTTAGTGTTCCACAATTTGACCAATGAAAACTCGGAAGAATTCTATAATATGCATACCGGGCTGAGGCTTTTTAAAAACAAGACTTTTCATTACGAAGGCGCAATCCATGAGCAATTGGTTCCCATCCGTAAAAGCATCGACTTTCAAATTGAACTTACAGATATTAGGGTACTCCATTACGGGTATCTACTATCCAATCTAATTCACAAAAACAAACACGAAAGAAACATCCCCATCATCCAAAAGCTGCTTGATTATAACCCCAACGATGCATTTCAGCTGTTTAATATGGGCAACGAATATATCAGCCAGCATGATCACAACAAAGCATTGGAATATTACGAAAAAGCATATGCAAACAAAGACATTACCTTGGCGTACTGCCCCCATTTATTATTCCGAAGGGCGGTTTGCCTGAATTGCCTGCAAAGAAACGAAGAAAGTCTTCTGGCATTGTCAGAAGCGCTTAAAATTTACCCTGCTTGTACAGATTACGAGTATTACAAGGGCATCATATATAAAATGCTCAAACGCTATACCTTGGCTATTGAAAGCTTTAAAAAATGCATTGAAATGGGTGCGGCGCCGCAAAACCTTACTTTTTTAAACGATATCCACAATTTTAAGCCGCTAATCGATTTAGGGCAAATTTATTATTTGTTGGATGACTGGGCGAATTGTTTGGATTGTTATATTCGGGCTTTGCAAATTAATAGTAAACGATATGATATCATTTATAAGATAGGTCAAATCTTAAATAAAATGCTGCCCAACAAGCAAGATGTGGGTAAAAATTTAGAGAACCTTTTTTCGGATAGTTATTATATCACCAATGTATTGGTGATAGTTGACGTGTTAATTCATGAAGGGTTATATGATGAGGCAGAACGGTATTTTAAGAGAATTGAAAATCAGTCTGATTATCAGAACGACAAAAACTTTCTGCAAGGAAAACTGCTTTTCTATAAAAAAGATTACAAGTCTGCTTACACTGAGTTTTTGAAAATAATCGAAGCAAGCTCTCATCAGGGTATTTTGCCAAACAGAACAGAAAAATTACTCGAATATCTTACGCTATGTTGTTTCGCCGGTAAGTTGAATACCAAAAAATGCAATGGGATCATACAAAGCTTAACAAACGAAACAGAGAAGCAAGTATTGCTTTATTTTCTAAACAAGAAATCTTGTTCGTTTGATAAAACAGCAAGCCAAAAAATCTTTAATATACTATCTGAGCTGCTAAAAGTAAAAGAGCTCGATATTTTTGAAACTAGTTTACCCATTTTAAACCTGATTGACAGCAATCGCGTGCTGTTGGATTTGGCAAATGTATATTATGCAAACGGTTATAAAGATATGGCAGTTAAAAATATTCTGGAATCCATCAAAAAGTTTGGTGCGATTGACGGCGAGGCGTTATATATCCTCAATAAAGAAATTTTACAATTCACCTCGTCCTAA